Proteins from a single region of Streptomyces vinaceus:
- a CDS encoding sigma-70 family RNA polymerase sigma factor, whose amino-acid sequence MPLSPTLPRTDPEALAELQRDHGRALFGFLLGLTAGDAQRAEDLVQETLVRAWQHPEVLESAHESMRPWLFTVARRLAIDARRARLSRPQEVDPQGLEQAPAPEDAVAGSVTAIDVRRAVGSLGPEHREVLMQVYFQDRSVAEAAAELGIPAGTVKSRTYYALRALRKGLQGYGYGLGA is encoded by the coding sequence GTGCCCCTCTCCCCCACCCTCCCGCGCACGGACCCCGAGGCGCTGGCCGAACTCCAGCGCGACCACGGGCGGGCCCTGTTCGGCTTCCTCCTCGGGCTCACGGCCGGGGACGCGCAGCGCGCCGAGGACCTCGTACAGGAGACGCTGGTGCGCGCGTGGCAGCACCCCGAGGTCCTTGAGAGCGCTCACGAATCCATGCGGCCCTGGCTGTTCACGGTGGCGCGCCGGCTCGCGATCGACGCCCGCCGGGCGCGGCTGTCGCGCCCCCAGGAGGTGGACCCGCAGGGGCTGGAGCAGGCGCCCGCGCCCGAGGACGCGGTGGCCGGTTCGGTCACGGCGATCGACGTCCGGCGGGCGGTGGGCTCGCTCGGTCCGGAGCACCGCGAGGTGCTCATGCAGGTCTACTTCCAGGACCGCTCGGTGGCCGAAGCCGCGGCGGAGCTCGGAATTCCGGCCGGAACCGTCAAATCCCGTACGTACTACGCCCTGCGCGCCCTGAGGAAGGGGCTCCAGGGATACGGGTACGGCCTCGGCGCCTGA
- a CDS encoding Fpg/Nei family DNA glycosylase has product MPELPEVEALREFLDEHLAGRVVERVLPLAVSVLKTYDPPLGALEGQQAGATARHGKFLAIRIGELHLVTHLARAGWLRWQDALPDKPPRPGKGPLALRVALEGGGGFDLTEAGTQKRLAVYVVRDPLEVPGIARLGPDPLADAFDRDAFAALLAGERRQIKGVLRDQSVVAGIGNAYSDEILHAAKVSPFKLAASFDEEQVTHLYEAVRRTLAEAVERAHGVAAGNLKAEKKSGLRVHGRDGEPCPVCGDTVRSVSFADSSLQYCPTCQTGGKPLADRRLSRLLK; this is encoded by the coding sequence ATGCCCGAGTTGCCCGAGGTCGAGGCCCTGCGGGAGTTCCTCGACGAACACCTCGCCGGGCGGGTGGTGGAGCGCGTCCTCCCGCTCGCCGTCAGCGTGCTCAAGACGTACGATCCGCCGCTCGGCGCCCTCGAAGGGCAGCAGGCCGGGGCCACCGCCCGCCACGGGAAGTTCCTGGCGATCCGGATCGGCGAGCTCCACCTCGTCACCCACCTGGCCCGGGCCGGCTGGCTGCGCTGGCAGGACGCCCTGCCCGACAAGCCTCCGCGCCCGGGCAAGGGGCCGCTCGCCCTCCGCGTCGCCCTGGAGGGCGGCGGCGGCTTCGACCTCACCGAGGCCGGGACGCAAAAGCGCCTGGCCGTGTACGTGGTGCGCGACCCCCTGGAGGTGCCCGGCATCGCGCGCCTCGGCCCCGACCCGCTCGCCGACGCCTTCGACCGGGACGCGTTCGCCGCGCTGCTCGCGGGGGAGCGGCGGCAGATCAAGGGGGTGCTGCGCGACCAGAGCGTCGTCGCGGGCATCGGGAACGCGTACAGCGACGAGATCCTGCACGCCGCGAAGGTCTCTCCCTTCAAACTGGCCGCCTCCTTCGACGAGGAGCAGGTCACCCACCTGTACGAGGCTGTCCGGCGGACCCTGGCCGAGGCCGTCGAGCGGGCGCACGGGGTGGCCGCCGGGAACCTCAAGGCCGAGAAGAAGAGCGGGCTGCGCGTGCACGGCCGGGACGGGGAGCCCTGCCCGGTGTGCGGGGACACCGTCCGCTCGGTGTCGTTCGCCGACTCCTCGCTCCAGTACTGCCCGACCTGCCAGACGGGGGGAAAGCCGCTCGCCGACCGCAGGCTCTCCCGCCTCCTCAAATGA
- a CDS encoding SpoIIE family protein phosphatase, with the protein MCHGGSVPTTVSLPDDWPAHPDRSLSLNRMGSFDWDLETGLLHMDAAALDVYDMMPGEYDGRPESLGPRVPPAEATRLDALVSSVLKSGEDSYGAYFRIRTQDGRLRWTHTQGRVMRGADGRPFRVIGIVRDATEELSHSAERLGLDEERRRQTSVVESTTAALAHARTVRDVIDVIGDAHGLERLGSMGMVMGLVEAGRIHLVAEGPEDSFVPGTRYTRIDEQYPMSEVVRSLQPRFLDSAQEFAEGYPDLWAKISYMEISAAAYLPLIAQARPIGAIGLLYQDKDGFTQDERNLLIALGSSIAQSLQRAMLLEQEHDLAEGLQQAMLPRRIPSVPGAEIAVRYRSARMGQDIGGDWYDVVPLPGGRVGAVIGDVQGHDTHAAAVMGQLRIVLRAYAAEGHAPGTVMARASVFLHELDTDRFATCTYVEADLSTGVLQVVRAGHIDPLLRTRDGDCRRLTVEGGMPLGLSAEFGRLEYPVTTVELDPGETLVLCTDGLVEHPGADLDDGIQLLTALIRSGPADLARLADRLCGVVDERGGDDDMALLLLRRQAKEAPQGGGRLQQHVAPGDPEALVAARHMIGAAVRAWGARERADEIELVADELIVNALMHTEGPAIVTLRVLAGHERRLRVEVEDRSSALPRRREAGESGVSGRGLMLVDRLADVWGVEPRGGGKCVWCEFVMP; encoded by the coding sequence GTGTGTCATGGTGGATCGGTGCCGACCACCGTATCGCTGCCGGACGACTGGCCCGCACACCCGGACCGGTCGCTCTCGCTGAACCGCATGGGCAGTTTCGACTGGGACCTGGAGACCGGTCTCCTGCACATGGACGCAGCGGCCCTCGACGTGTACGACATGATGCCCGGGGAGTACGACGGCCGGCCCGAGTCCCTGGGCCCGCGCGTCCCGCCCGCCGAGGCGACCCGGCTGGACGCGCTCGTCTCCAGCGTCCTCAAGAGCGGCGAGGACAGCTACGGCGCGTACTTCCGGATCCGCACCCAGGACGGGCGGCTGCGCTGGACCCACACCCAGGGCCGCGTCATGCGCGGCGCCGACGGCCGCCCGTTCCGCGTCATCGGCATCGTCCGCGACGCGACCGAGGAGCTCAGCCACTCGGCGGAGCGCCTCGGTCTCGACGAGGAGCGGCGCCGCCAGACCTCGGTGGTCGAGAGCACCACCGCCGCCCTCGCGCACGCCCGCACCGTTCGGGACGTCATCGACGTCATCGGCGACGCGCACGGCCTGGAGCGGCTCGGCTCGATGGGCATGGTGATGGGTCTGGTCGAGGCCGGGCGGATCCACCTCGTGGCCGAGGGGCCGGAGGACAGTTTCGTCCCCGGCACCCGCTACACCCGGATCGACGAGCAGTACCCGATGAGCGAGGTCGTGCGCTCGCTCCAGCCGCGGTTCCTCGACTCCGCGCAGGAGTTCGCCGAGGGCTACCCCGACCTCTGGGCGAAGATCTCGTACATGGAGATCTCGGCGGCCGCCTACCTGCCGCTGATCGCCCAGGCCCGCCCGATCGGCGCCATCGGCCTGCTCTACCAGGACAAGGACGGCTTCACCCAGGACGAGCGGAACCTGCTGATCGCCCTGGGCAGCAGCATCGCGCAGAGCCTGCAGCGGGCGATGCTGCTGGAGCAGGAGCACGACCTGGCGGAAGGCCTCCAGCAGGCGATGCTCCCGCGCCGGATCCCGTCCGTGCCGGGCGCGGAGATCGCCGTACGGTACCGCTCCGCCCGGATGGGCCAGGACATCGGCGGCGACTGGTACGACGTCGTCCCGCTGCCCGGCGGCCGGGTCGGGGCCGTCATCGGCGACGTCCAGGGCCACGACACGCACGCGGCGGCGGTCATGGGCCAGCTGCGGATCGTGCTGCGCGCGTACGCGGCCGAAGGGCACGCGCCGGGCACGGTCATGGCCCGGGCCTCCGTCTTCCTGCACGAGCTGGACACCGACCGCTTCGCGACCTGCACCTACGTCGAGGCCGACCTCTCGACGGGCGTCCTGCAAGTGGTCCGCGCCGGGCACATCGACCCGCTGCTGCGCACCCGGGACGGGGACTGCCGGCGCCTCACGGTGGAGGGCGGGATGCCGCTGGGCCTGTCGGCGGAGTTCGGCCGCCTGGAGTACCCGGTGACCACCGTGGAACTGGACCCGGGGGAGACCCTCGTGCTGTGCACCGACGGCCTCGTGGAACACCCCGGCGCGGACCTCGACGACGGGATCCAGCTCCTCACCGCGCTGATCCGCAGCGGTCCGGCCGACCTCGCGCGGCTGGCCGACCGGCTGTGCGGAGTGGTCGACGAGCGCGGCGGCGACGACGACATGGCGCTGCTCCTGCTGCGCCGCCAGGCGAAGGAGGCCCCGCAGGGCGGCGGCCGCCTCCAGCAGCACGTGGCCCCCGGGGACCCGGAAGCCCTGGTCGCGGCCCGCCACATGATCGGCGCGGCGGTGCGGGCGTGGGGCGCGCGGGAGCGGGCCGACGAGATAGAACTCGTCGCGGACGAGCTCATCGTGAACGCCCTGATGCACACGGAGGGCCCGGCCATCGTGACCCTCCGGGTCCTCGCGGGCCACGAACGCCGCCTTCGCGTCGAGGTCGAGGACCGTTCCAGCGCCCTCCCGCGCCGCCGCGAGGCGGGCGAATCCGGAGTCTCGGGCCGCGGCCTGATGCTGGTGGACCGCCTGGCGGACGTCTGGGGCGTGGAACCCCGGGGCGGCGGCAAATGCGTCTGGTGCGAGTTCGTGATGCCCTGA
- a CDS encoding DUF6777 domain-containing protein, which translates to MHVPTPRQAPRRHTPVRAALFTLLGLLAAACGAPEEPQSAAGPESQEVLLQPVGTAGPDPFTASSATAESAPAQPPLPNPAGQGIRTVGAATPGLYAGTKRLGSCDVEQQLRALTEDDAKAKAFAEAVSVETAKLPEFLRGLTPVVLRADTRVTNHAFRGGRGEAFQSVLQAGTAVLVDDHGMPRVRCACGNPLQAPRAPKGSPALKGEQWSGYQAQQVIVIEPTPHPIKSLVLVNIADNTWMERKTGDDGAQDATPQQVPAFDPANGIPTGPVTPPAAAAPEPCAPPETDAGAGTNGLTRTAPPAPPKPPAGPGALPAPEATDCVPAHGEQAGPDQQAAPDQQARPDRPAQPSPAAPQQQRPGQPPAAPRPDAPANQQGDVPPDALGDQGLPQEADGSRPLQPDQGDPFAQGDPFTQGDPFGRGDDPFAPSGQDAPYDPFGGPDRQQPPANPARSLGSA; encoded by the coding sequence GTGCACGTACCGACACCTCGTCAGGCTCCACGCCGTCATACACCGGTCCGCGCCGCCCTCTTCACGCTCCTCGGTCTGCTCGCCGCGGCGTGCGGCGCTCCCGAGGAACCGCAGAGCGCGGCTGGCCCGGAGAGCCAGGAGGTCCTGCTCCAGCCCGTGGGCACGGCCGGTCCCGACCCCTTCACCGCCTCCTCGGCGACCGCCGAGTCCGCCCCCGCGCAGCCTCCGCTGCCCAACCCGGCCGGCCAGGGCATCCGGACCGTGGGCGCGGCCACCCCCGGCCTCTACGCCGGCACCAAGCGGCTCGGCAGCTGCGACGTGGAACAGCAGCTGCGCGCCCTCACCGAGGACGACGCCAAGGCCAAGGCCTTCGCCGAGGCCGTCTCCGTCGAGACGGCGAAGCTCCCCGAGTTCCTGCGCGGCCTGACCCCCGTCGTGCTCCGCGCCGACACCCGGGTCACCAACCACGCCTTCCGCGGGGGTCGCGGCGAGGCCTTCCAGTCCGTCCTCCAGGCCGGCACCGCCGTCCTCGTCGACGACCACGGCATGCCCCGGGTCCGCTGCGCCTGCGGAAACCCGCTCCAGGCGCCGCGCGCTCCCAAGGGCTCCCCGGCGCTCAAGGGCGAGCAGTGGAGCGGCTACCAGGCCCAGCAGGTCATCGTCATCGAACCGACCCCGCACCCGATCAAGAGCCTGGTCCTCGTCAACATCGCCGACAACACGTGGATGGAGCGCAAGACCGGCGACGACGGGGCCCAGGACGCCACCCCGCAGCAGGTCCCCGCGTTCGACCCGGCGAACGGCATCCCCACCGGCCCCGTGACCCCGCCCGCGGCGGCCGCGCCCGAACCGTGCGCCCCGCCCGAGACGGACGCCGGCGCCGGGACGAACGGCCTGACCAGAACGGCCCCGCCGGCCCCGCCCAAGCCGCCGGCGGGTCCCGGCGCGCTCCCGGCCCCCGAGGCCACGGACTGCGTACCGGCCCACGGCGAGCAGGCCGGGCCGGACCAGCAGGCAGCCCCGGACCAGCAGGCGCGGCCGGACCGGCCCGCCCAGCCTTCCCCGGCGGCCCCGCAGCAGCAGCGCCCCGGGCAGCCCCCGGCCGCCCCGCGGCCCGACGCACCCGCGAACCAGCAGGGCGACGTACCCCCGGACGCCCTCGGGGACCAGGGGCTCCCGCAGGAGGCCGACGGCTCCCGGCCGCTCCAGCCCGACCAGGGGGACCCGTTCGCGCAGGGGGACCCCTTCACCCAGGGCGACCCCTTCGGCCGTGGCGACGACCCCTTCGCCCCGTCCGGCCAGGACGCCCCGTACGACCCCTTCGGCGGCCCCGACCGGCAGCAACCGCCCGCGAACCCGGCCCGTTCCTTGGGGAGCGCCTGA
- a CDS encoding YndJ family protein, with protein MTVLVHLIVTLGMLYVIPAGLRLIDPVALRGTARIWPLLAAPGAVCLWLPRGAMATVLAALYAAATLSLVARAAVRLLRTVRSPAAGAGPLAPAEAAVLTALLAPSVAGTALVAERAGYRLFGFDLDVLALTVPHFHFAGFTAALVAGLVCRATRAVPGSGALARWAAYSVPGGTLLVLLGYFVDDWAELAGAVVLTGGMWAVALLTWRDVRPGARDRTTGALLATSAAALVATMLLALWWALGEATGLVHPTLTWMAATHGLGNALGFALCSLLAWRRLTLDRTETTP; from the coding sequence GTGACGGTACTGGTGCATCTGATCGTCACCCTGGGCATGCTCTACGTGATCCCCGCGGGCCTGCGCCTGATCGACCCGGTGGCCCTGCGCGGCACCGCCCGGATCTGGCCGCTGCTCGCGGCCCCCGGGGCCGTGTGCCTCTGGCTGCCGCGCGGCGCGATGGCCACGGTGCTCGCCGCGCTCTACGCCGCCGCCACCCTCTCCCTCGTGGCGCGGGCCGCGGTCCGGCTGCTGCGCACCGTGCGGAGTCCGGCCGCCGGAGCCGGTCCCCTCGCCCCGGCCGAGGCCGCGGTGCTCACGGCGCTGCTCGCGCCCTCGGTCGCCGGGACCGCCCTCGTCGCCGAACGCGCCGGGTACCGGCTGTTCGGCTTCGACCTGGACGTCCTGGCCCTGACCGTGCCGCACTTCCACTTCGCCGGGTTCACCGCCGCCCTGGTCGCCGGGCTCGTCTGCCGGGCCACCAGGGCGGTACCCGGCTCCGGCGCCCTGGCGCGCTGGGCCGCGTACAGCGTCCCCGGCGGGACCCTGCTGGTCCTGCTCGGCTACTTCGTGGACGACTGGGCGGAGCTGGCCGGCGCGGTGGTGCTGACCGGCGGGATGTGGGCCGTGGCGCTGCTGACCTGGCGGGATGTACGGCCGGGCGCCCGCGACCGCACCACCGGGGCGCTGCTGGCGACCTCGGCCGCCGCACTGGTGGCCACCATGCTGCTCGCCCTGTGGTGGGCGCTCGGAGAGGCCACCGGCCTCGTGCACCCCACCTTGACCTGGATGGCCGCGACCCACGGTCTCGGCAACGCGCTCGGCTTCGCCCTGTGCTCACTGCTGGCCTGGCGCCGGCTGACCCTCGACCGAACGGAGACCACGCCGTGA
- a CDS encoding DUF1990 family protein, which translates to MTRLLSTGRDSVNYPDRGATRRRELPAGYHHLHHRARIGHGQAAFEAAGTAVTTFGAHRASGMLVRAGHGAVRPGSRVVVGIGLGPLRISAPCEVIWTAYEPARTGFAYGTLAGHPACGEESFMVLRDPDGTVWFEVTAFSRPAAWYTRLAGPVIPFLQRCYARRLGRTVRKLAAAA; encoded by the coding sequence GTGACCCGCCTCCTCAGCACCGGCCGTGACAGCGTCAACTACCCCGACCGCGGCGCGACGCGGCGCCGGGAACTGCCCGCCGGGTACCACCACCTGCACCACCGCGCGCGGATCGGCCACGGGCAGGCCGCCTTCGAGGCCGCCGGGACCGCCGTCACCACCTTCGGCGCCCACCGGGCCTCGGGCATGCTCGTCCGGGCCGGCCACGGCGCCGTCCGGCCCGGGAGCCGGGTGGTGGTCGGGATCGGCCTCGGGCCGCTGCGGATCAGCGCCCCGTGCGAGGTGATCTGGACGGCGTACGAGCCCGCGCGCACGGGTTTCGCGTACGGGACGCTCGCCGGGCACCCGGCGTGCGGGGAGGAGTCCTTCATGGTGCTCCGGGACCCGGACGGCACGGTGTGGTTCGAGGTGACCGCCTTCAGCCGCCCGGCCGCCTGGTACACCCGGCTCGCGGGCCCGGTGATCCCCTTCCTCCAGCGGTGCTACGCCCGCCGGCTCGGCCGTACCGTGCGCAAGCTGGCCGCCGCGGCCTGA
- a CDS encoding lipase maturation factor family protein has product MDWFTAPGYWLGRLVFQRALAGVYLFAFVAAALQFRALIGAHGMLPVPRYVRYVPLRRAPSLFQLRYSDRLFAGCAWVGAAVAAALAAGAGDLVPLGAAMGMWALLWLLYLSIVNVGQTWYSFGWESLLLEVGFLAVFLGNARTGPPVLVLWLLRWVAFRVEFGAGLIKMRGDPCWRRLTCLYYHHETQPMPGPLSWFFHHLPKPVHRVECAANHVTQLVVPVLLFTPQPVASYAAGIIVATQLWLVLSGNFAWLNWITITVALPAIDFTGLAGPPPAAASRAAPLWFAALVCAVTVLVLVLSRHPVLNMVSRRQVMNRSFDSLHLVNTYGAFGTVGRIRDEVVVEGTAEPVPREDGQWREYGFKGKPGDLRSIPRQFAPYHLRLDWLMWFAALSPGYARDWFGPFVERLLAGDRDTLRLLRHNPFPDAPPLYVRARLYRYRFTTWRELRETGAWWHRTLLREYLPPTRLAEAASSEPE; this is encoded by the coding sequence ATGGACTGGTTCACGGCGCCCGGCTACTGGCTCGGCCGGCTGGTCTTCCAGCGGGCCCTCGCCGGCGTCTACCTCTTCGCCTTCGTCGCGGCCGCCCTTCAGTTCCGGGCGCTGATCGGGGCGCACGGCATGCTGCCCGTGCCGCGCTACGTGCGGTACGTGCCGCTGCGGCGCGCCCCGAGCCTGTTCCAACTGCGCTATTCGGACCGCCTCTTCGCCGGCTGTGCCTGGGTGGGCGCGGCGGTGGCCGCGGCCCTGGCCGCGGGGGCGGGGGACCTCGTTCCGCTGGGCGCCGCCATGGGGATGTGGGCGCTGCTGTGGCTGCTGTACCTGTCGATCGTGAACGTGGGCCAGACCTGGTACTCGTTCGGCTGGGAGTCACTGCTGCTGGAGGTGGGCTTCCTCGCCGTCTTCCTCGGCAACGCCCGGACCGGGCCCCCGGTGCTGGTGCTGTGGCTGCTGCGCTGGGTGGCCTTCCGGGTGGAGTTCGGCGCGGGGCTGATCAAGATGCGCGGGGACCCCTGCTGGCGCCGGCTGACCTGCCTCTACTACCACCACGAGACGCAGCCGATGCCGGGGCCGCTGAGCTGGTTCTTCCACCATCTGCCGAAGCCCGTGCACCGGGTGGAGTGCGCCGCCAACCACGTGACGCAACTGGTGGTCCCGGTCTTGCTGTTCACCCCGCAGCCGGTCGCCTCGTACGCGGCGGGGATCATCGTGGCGACCCAGCTGTGGCTGGTCCTGTCGGGCAACTTCGCCTGGCTGAACTGGATCACCATCACGGTGGCGCTCCCGGCGATCGACTTCACCGGGCTCGCGGGCCCGCCGCCGGCCGCCGCCTCGCGGGCGGCGCCGCTCTGGTTCGCCGCTCTCGTGTGCGCGGTGACCGTGCTGGTGCTGGTGCTGAGCCGGCATCCGGTGCTCAACATGGTCTCCCGGCGCCAGGTGATGAACCGCTCCTTCGACTCCCTGCACCTGGTCAACACGTACGGGGCCTTCGGCACGGTGGGCCGGATCCGCGACGAGGTGGTGGTCGAGGGGACGGCGGAGCCGGTACCGCGGGAGGACGGGCAGTGGCGGGAGTACGGGTTCAAGGGCAAACCGGGTGATCTGCGCAGCATTCCGCGCCAGTTCGCCCCGTACCACCTGCGCCTGGACTGGCTGATGTGGTTCGCGGCCCTCTCCCCCGGCTACGCGCGGGACTGGTTCGGGCCGTTCGTGGAGCGGCTGCTGGCGGGCGACCGGGACACCCTGCGGCTGCTGCGCCACAACCCGTTCCCGGACGCCCCGCCGCTCTACGTACGGGCCCGCCTGTACCGCTACCGCTTCACCACCTGGCGGGAGCTGCGCGAGACGGGCGCCTGGTGGCACCGCACGCTGCTGCGCGAGTACCTGCCGCCCACCCGCCTCGCCGAGGCCGCCTCCTCAGAGCCCGAGTAG